The genome window GGATTCATCGTGGATCAACCGTACAGAGAATATTCGGCGCCGTGGTTTGGCTACAATAAAGTCTTACGGGGCGGCTGCTGGGCAACGCGCTCTCGCCTCATCCGAAACACCTATCGTAATTTCTACTTGCCGCATCGCCGGGATGTGTTTGCAGGCTTCCGCACTTGTGCTGAAAATGATCCAAACGGCAAATGAGAATAACTTTAATCACACCAACACCTAAACATTCACGTACGGGTAACCGGATAACCGCCCTGCGATGGGCGCGGATGCTGAGAAAGCTTGATCACAAAGTCAACATAGAAACTGAATTTAACGGAACCCAATCTGATGTAATGATTGCCCTGCACGCCCGACGCAGCCATTCCTCCATTGTGCGTTTTCGGCAATTGAACTCGACTAAGCCCTTGATAGTAGCGCTAACGGGCACGGATCTCTATCATGATCTACCACAGAGCCGGGATGCACAAAAATCACTTGAGTGGGCTGATCGCCTGGTGGTGCTGCAACCCCTTGCAATCGAAGAGTTGCCGGAAGAGTTTCGCAGCAAGACCAGAACCATTTACCAATCTGCAATTAAGCAGGACAGACGAATTAAAAAAAAAGAAAAGACGTTTGATGTATGTGTGCTCGGTCATTTGCGGCCCGTAAAAGATCCGTTCCGCGCGGCGCTTGGAGCTCGGAGCTTACCCAAAC of candidate division KSB1 bacterium contains these proteins:
- a CDS encoding TIGR04348 family glycosyltransferase: MRITLITPTPKHSRTGNRITALRWARMLRKLDHKVNIETEFNGTQSDVMIALHARRSHSSIVRFRQLNSTKPLIVALTGTDLYHDLPQSRDAQKSLEWADRLVVLQPLAIEELPEEFRSKTRTIYQSAIKQDRRIKKKEKTFDVCVLGHLRPVKDPFRAALGARSLPKPSRIRVLQIGAALGPEMEQTALAEMKTNARYRWLGEKPRWQARRILASCRLLVLSSQMEGGANVISEAVVAGVPILASNISGSVGLLGKDYPGYFSVGNTDQLRELLLRAESQGEFLFELQAWGERLQHLFEPETERNAWGNLLDELCVSLN